GCGGAGCGCTTTGGTTTCGCCCGCTATGTCGATTATGTCGCCGGCTACGACAGCGGCTTCGGCGTCAAGCCGGAGCCGGGCATGGTGCTCGGCTTCTGCGCTGCGACCGGTCTTTTGCCTGAAGAGGTCGCAATGGTCGGCGACAACAATCACGATCTGCATATGGGCCTGAATGCCGGTACGGGACTGAGGATCGCCGTGTTGACGGGAACCGGCTCGCGCGCTTCACTTGCTGCGGCGGCCGATCATGTGCTCGACGATATCACCGCCCTTGAGACGCTGCTGCCCGATCTGCAGCCGGCCTGATCGGTAAAGGCTTGCATTTTCATCGATTTTAACCTCTCAATCCAGCCGGGAAAACGAAATTCTCTAGCCGGGCGGGAGCGGGACGGCAAAATGATTTCAGAAGCGCCGCCGTTCTGGTGGAGGAAAGCCGATTGGCGGGCCTGGCTGCTGGCGCCGCTGTCCTTTCTTTACGGCCGCATTGCCGGCCATCGCATGGCCCATGCGCGCCGCGCCTCGGTTTCCGTTCCCGTCATCTGTGTCGGCAATTTCACCGTCGGCGGCGCCGGCAAGACGCCGACGGCGCTGACGCTCGCCCGCGCCGCCAAGGCGAAAGGCCTGAAGCCCGGCTTTCTCAGCAGAGGTTACGGCGGCTCGCTCGACGTGACGACGGTGGTCGATCCCCTTCATCACCGGGCGGTCGCCGTCGGCGATGAACCGCTTTTACTCGCCCAGGAGGCGCTGACGGTAATTTCCCGCCGGCGCCTCGACGGTGCTCGGCGTCTGGTCGCGGAAGGCGCCGATCTCATCATCATGGATGATGGGTTTCAGAGCGCCCGGCTGGCGATCGACTATGCGCTGCTCGTCATCGACGCGACGCGCGGCCTTGGCAATGGCCATATCGTGCCGGCCGGCCCGGTCCGCGCGCCGATCCGCCAGCAGCTGCGTTCGGCGACGGCGCTGCTGAAGGTCGGCGGCGGCAATGCTGCCGACGGGATCGTCCGCATGGCGGCACGCGCGGCAAAGCCCTATTTCACCGCCTCGCTCAAGGTGCGCGGCGACGACCGGCTTTCCGGCATCAAGGTGCTCGCCTTCGCCGGTATTGCCGACCCCGCCAAATTTTTCCGCACCGTCGAATCGCGCGGTGCCGAAATCGCGGTCGCCAAGACCTTCGGCGACCACGAGCACCTGACCGAGGAGGAGATCGACGACATCCTGACGACTGCCGAGCGCCAGGATCTCCTGATCGTCACCACGTCAAAGGATTTCGTGCGCCTGTCCGGTCATCACGGAAAAGCGGAGCAACTGGCGCAGAAGGCGCGGGTGATCGAGGTCGACATAGTCTTCGAGGATCATCTTGCCCCGGGTCTGATCATCGATAGGGCAATCATTGCCTGCCGTGATCGGCGCCTCAAGGAACTGAAGACGAGTTAACGCCGCTGGTTCGGCAGCATGCCGGCGCGTTTGTCGGCTTCGATCGCCGAGATCACGTCGGCATAGGGCTCCTGGC
This DNA window, taken from Rhizobium etli CFN 42, encodes the following:
- the lpxK gene encoding tetraacyldisaccharide 4'-kinase, with amino-acid sequence MISEAPPFWWRKADWRAWLLAPLSFLYGRIAGHRMAHARRASVSVPVICVGNFTVGGAGKTPTALTLARAAKAKGLKPGFLSRGYGGSLDVTTVVDPLHHRAVAVGDEPLLLAQEALTVISRRRLDGARRLVAEGADLIIMDDGFQSARLAIDYALLVIDATRGLGNGHIVPAGPVRAPIRQQLRSATALLKVGGGNAADGIVRMAARAAKPYFTASLKVRGDDRLSGIKVLAFAGIADPAKFFRTVESRGAEIAVAKTFGDHEHLTEEEIDDILTTAERQDLLIVTTSKDFVRLSGHHGKAEQLAQKARVIEVDIVFEDHLAPGLIIDRAIIACRDRRLKELKTS